Proteins from one Naumovozyma castellii chromosome 3, complete genome genomic window:
- the RPL22B gene encoding 60S ribosomal protein eL22 (ancestral locus Anc_8.31), which yields MAPNTSRKQKIVKTFTVDVSSPTENGVFDPSSYAKYLIDHIKVEGSVGNLGNAITVSEDGSIVTIVSTTKFSGKYLKYLTKKYLKKNQLRDWIRFISTKTNSYKLSFYQVTPEEGEDEEEEVDAE from the exons ATGGCTCCAAAC acttcaagaaaacaaaagatTGTCAAGACTTTTACCGTTGATGTATCATCACCAACTGAGAATGGTGTCTTTGACCCATCCTCCTACgccaaatatttgattgatCACATCAAGGTTGAAGGTTCTGTCGGTAATTTGGGCAACGCCATTACCGTTTCTGAGGACGGTTCTATTGTGACTATTGTCTCAACTACCAAATTTTCAGGTAAATACTTGAAGTATTTGaccaagaaatatttgaagaagaaccaATTAAGAGACTGGATCAGATTCATCTCTACGAAGACTAATTCTTATAAGTTGTCCTTCTACCAAGTTACACctgaagaaggtgaagacgaagaggaagaagttGATGCTGAGtag
- the MIL1 gene encoding Mil1p (ancestral locus Anc_8.32), translating to MIYECKTAFDTEDSVDDRDKTTEKEGILAFLIQILYLQIKIAKRLLLFETFLFYLCTFSKQSNRNKVIEQIITSMSDSEDDLGIPLKGLRISKYLKEEKTKNSLPKDSLPKDDSPEDNDLSSTPQFHSPGVSPSEPTIAPQVSSTAPESIISDSENPLTTTNTASIDALETKDHSGVHQETDAIAAEQQVGIRKDEKDVLDSDSDSDSTEWQTMPTIASYNVYNQKGELELKPYSSTSLNSSQDQLTLTNSNIKKKKDHTFDYTKVAEETQAQRSYLSNKKTDFLFDHKKLKKLNNSTDSHLSNTSSPDIPDIIDEEDENYDEFEDDIEPTDDLNPDSQLSITKNLLTDQEKFAYLGAVNVIANQMCTDLATLCLCIDIKAHKKLAHRLQFTQKDMAAWKTVVLSRVYDHLGVSEEEIDMIERLSLHKIKVEDLCKCLKTTQNIDNPFEDTSSENKSGVDNEKDKKEDQEPDKKLEEMEQDKTVNELESIGDSTLASTSEGVEVKDQFKEPSVNDDDTMLAPTKIIDPNAIKDKSKLSVDIAWTIICDLFLILLQGSNYDSRSRTLLIKFAEALNVTKMEICEFEKRVTDSLDMEQSTDDQVWNETDHMKARRKKKRRRKMYYVGLAMVGGSLVLGLSGGLLAPVIGAGIAAGLSTVGLTGATGFLTGVGGTTVVALSSTAIGANIGARGMSKRMGSVRTFEFRPLHNNRRVNLIISVSGWIIGNEDDVRLPFSTVDPVEGDLYSLYWEPEMLKSTGQTINIVASEVFTQTIQQVLGATILTAFMSAIQWPMALSKLGYILDNPWNVSLDRAWAAGLILADTLMTRNLGERPVTLVGFSLGARVIYSCLIELCKKKALGLIENVFIFGTPVVRKKEHLVMARSVVSGRFVNGYSDKDWVLAYLFRATAGGFSAVMGISPIEGIEGIENFNCTELVDGHMAYRQNMPKLLKEMGIAVLGDTFVEIEELMDPEEFQRQRKLVHDVDAAQKKLSERKKHSSGWVPKWLKPKKSKWQVMVEEAVEETKESDILTESETPKPKKKDGALVDHGALMHELELLKAAMHENALKENTEPETAAQHDEADTHTVKVEEEPTRQGTPSTPKPQNNFQLLGAGRTILPEDDELYSKKKKMEFAFPDDIN from the coding sequence ATGATATACGAATGTAAAACAGCATTTGACACAGAGGATAGTGTTGATGATAGAGATAAAACAACCGAAAAAGAAGGCATACTGGCTTTTCTAATACAAATCTTATATCTACAGATTAAGATAGCTAAGAGGCTTCTTctatttgaaacatttcttTTCTATTTGTGCACTTTTTCTAAACAGTCGAATCGAAATAAGGTAATCGAACAGATAATCACCAGCATGTCAGACTCAGAAGATGATTTGGGAATACCGCTGAAAGGATTGAGGATTTCTAAATACTTGAAAGAGGAGAAAACTAAAAACTCGCTTCCTAAAGACTCACTTCCTAAGGACGACTCTCCGGAAGATAATGACTTGAGTAGTACCCCACAATTCCATAGTCCTGGCGTCTCACCTTCGGAACCGACGATAGCTCCTCAGGTCAGCAGCACTGCACCTGAGAGCATAATTTCAGACTCTGAAAATCCCTTGACTACAACGAACACTGCAAGCATAGATGCCTTGGAAACGAAGGATCACAGTGGAGTCCATCAAGAAACCGATGCCATCGCTGCTGAACAGCAAGTAGGAATACGAAAGGATGAAAAGGATGTTTTAGACTCAGATTCTGATTCAGACTCGACTGAATGGCAAACAATGCCTACCATTGCATCGTACAATGTTTATAATCAAAAAGGTGAATTAGAGTTGAAACCATACTCTAGCACATCATTAAACTCCTCTCAAGATCAACTGACATTGACAAATTCGaatattaaaaagaaaaaagatcATACTTTTGACTATACCAAAGTTGCCGAAGAAACACAAGCTCAACGTTcatatttatcaaataaaaagaCAGATTTTTTATTCGATCATAAGAAACTAAAGAAACTGAACAATTCTACGGATTCACATTTAAGTAATACATCCTCCCCCGATATCCCTGATATAATAGACGAGGAAGACGAAAATTATGACGAATTCGAAGATGATATAGAACCTACCGATGATCTAAACCCTGATTCACAATTAAGCATAAcgaaaaatttattgacTGATCAGGAGAAATTTGCATATTTAGGAGCAGTAAACGTGATAGCAAACCAAATGTGTACAGATTTAGCAACATTATGTTTATGCATCGACATAAAAGCTCATAAAAAATTGGCTCATAGACTACAGTTTACTCAGAAGGATATGGCTGCTTGGAAGACCGTAGTATTGTCAAGAGTATATGACCATCTCGGTGTatcagaagaagaaatagataTGATAGAACGTTTGTCTTTACACAAGATTAAAGTTGAAGACTTGTGTAAATGCCTGAAAACCACACAGAATATAGATAACCCATTCGAAGATACGTCCTCTGAAAACAAGTCTGGTGTGGATAACGAAAAAGACAAAaaagaagatcaagaacCTGACAAAAAGTTAGAAGAGATGGAGCAAGATAAAACGGTAAATGAGCTAGAAAGTATAGGAGACTCCACTCTTGCAAGCACATCAGAAGGAGTAGAAGTGAAAGACCAATTTAAGGAACCTTCAGTTAATGATGACGATACTATGTTGGCACCAACAAAAATTATAGACCCTAATGCCATCAAGGATAAAAGTAAACTTTCAGTGGACATTGCATGGACAATAATATGTGATTTGTTTTTAATCTTATTACAGGGATCAAATTATGATTCTCGTTCACGTACTCTATTGATTAAATTTGCAGAAGCACTCAATGTAACCAAGATGGAAATATGTGAATTCGAAAAACGTGTTACAGATTCCTTAGATATGGAGCAATCTACAGATGACCAAGTTTGGAACGAAACCGATCATATGAAggcaagaagaaaaaagaagaggagaagaaaaatgtaTTATGTTGGCCTAGCAATGGTAGGGGGATCTTTGGTACTAGGTTTAAGTGGTGGTCTTTTAGCACCCGTGATTGGTGCTGGTATTGCCGCAGGTCTATCAACTGTTGGTCTTACAGGTGCAACAGGGTTTCTGACAGGGGTAGGTGGGACCACTGTTGTTGCATTATCAAGTACTGCTATTGGTGCAAATATTGGTGCAAGAGGTATGTCCAAGAGAATGGGGAGTGTTAGAACATTCGAGTTTCGTCCTCTCCATAATAACCGTCGAGTAAATTTGATTATTAGTGTCTCTGGATGGATTATCGGTAACGAGGATGATGTCAGGCTTCCGTTTTCAACGGTTGACCCTGTAGAAGGTGatttatattctttatattGGGAACCAGAAATGTTGAAATCTACTGGTCAAACAATCAACATTGTTGCAAGTGAAGTTTTTACACAGACCATCCAACAAGTGCTTGGTGCAACCATTTTAACAGCTTTCATGTCCGCCATTCAATGGCCAATGGCTCTTTCGAAGTTAGGGTATATTTTGGATAATCCATGGAATGTTTCACTAGATAGAGCTTGGGCAGCCGGCCTCATCTTGGCTGATACATTAATGACGAGGAACCTTGGTGAACGTCCTGTTACTCTCGTCGGGTTTTCATTAGGTGCAAGAGTGATTTATTCGTGCTTGATCGAACTATGTAAAAAGAAAGCACTTGGccttattgaaaatgtgTTTATCTTCGGTACTCCTGTTGTCAGAAAGAAAGAACATCTAGTAATGGCAAGATCTGTGGTAAGTGGAAGATTTGTCAATGGATATTCTGATAAGGATTGGGTTTTGGCATATTTGTTTCGTGCAACTGCTGGGGGATTTAGTGCAGTTATGGGTATATCACCTATTGAAGGTATCGAAGGTATTGAAAACTTCAATTGTACTGAACTCGTAGATGGTCATATGGCATATCGTCAAAACATGccaaaattattgaaggaGATGGGAATAGCCGTACTTGGAGACACATTTGTGGAAATTGAGGAACTAATGGACCCCGAGGAATTCCAACGACAAAGAAAGTTGGTTCATGATGTAGATGCTGCTCAGAAAAAGTTATCAGAAAGGAAGAAGCACAGTAGTGGTTGGGTTCCAAAATGGTTAAAGCcgaagaaatcaaaatgGCAAGTTATGGTGGAAGAAGCTGTGGAAGAAACTAAAGAAAGTGATATTTTAACTGAGTCAGAGACTCCAAAAccaaaaaagaaagatgGTGCCCTTGTAGATCATGGGGCACTAATGcatgaattggaattacTAAAGGCTGCTATGCATGAAAATGCACTTAAAGAGAACACTGAACCCGAAACGGCAGCACAACATGATGAAGCAGATACACATACTGTAAAGGTAGAAGAAGAACCTACAAGGCAGGGCACACCAAGCACACCGAAACCCCAAAACAATTTCCAGCTTCTTGGCGCTGGTAGAACAATATTACCAGAAGATGATGAGCTATACagtaagaagaagaaaatggaaTTTGCATTTCCTGATGAcatcaattga
- the FRS1 gene encoding phenylalanine--tRNA ligase subunit beta (ancestral locus Anc_8.33): MPTVSVNKQQLFELLGKQYTNEEFDELCFEFGIELDEDTTEEALKNNEEPELKLDIGANRYDLLCIEGIAQSLNEYLGRAETPKYKLSAPTTKLIIDKSTEQVRPFATGAVLRNIKFNEKSYASFIALQDKLHSNVCRNRSLVAMGTHDFDTMQGPIHYRALAPKDIKFVPLNQTKEFNGEELIEFYKSPEQKNNIGRFVHIIEDSPVFPVIMDDNNVVGSLPPLINSEHTKISLNTRNVFIDITATDRTKADIVLNILVSMFSRYCDEPFTVEPIEVVSEHNGQSRMAPDFNQRKMDVSVAYINSALGLEQTPAEIIACLKKMSLSAVASEDGKILHVSIPITRTDILHPCDIMEDAAVGYGFNNLPKGEKLSNANFIASALPINKISDIFRIASSQASWLEVLPLTLCSHDENFKFLRTTDDNTKAVKLANPKTLEYQVVRTTLLPGILKTVKENRKHSLPIKVFETGDVVFKNEALERKAYNERHWAAVYVGKNSGFEIIQGLLGKIMQTFRTNWIADFGAASSGRGYWIQQDDSLTTYFPGRGAKVVFRSKEGAEPQVIGQLGVLHPEVMNNFDLPYAASFVELNSEVFL; the protein is encoded by the coding sequence atgcCTACCGTTTCCGTCAACAAACAGCAATTATTTGAACTTCTTGGGAAGCAATACACCAATGAGGAATTCGACGAGTTATGTTTCGAATTTGGTattgaattggatgaagaCACTACCGAGGAAGCCTTGaagaataatgaagaaCCAGAGTTAAAGCTTGATATTGGTGCCAACCGTTATGATTTGCTATGTATTGAGGGTATTGCGCAATCGTTGAATGAATACTTAGGAAGAGCCGAAACCCCAAAGTATAAGTTATCCGCCCCAACTACTAAGTTGATCATTGATAAATCCACAGAACAAGTTAGACCCTTTGCTACAGGTGCTGTTTTAAGAAacattaaattcaatgaaaagTCATATGCATCTTTCATTGCTTTGCAAGATAAACTTCATTCCAACGTTTGTAGAAATAGATCCTTAGTTGCAATGGGTACACATGATTTTGACACCATGCAAGGTCCAATTCATTACCGTGCTTTGGCTCCAAAGGATATTAAATTTGTCCCATTAAATCAAACCAAAGAATTCAatggtgaagaattaattgaattttacAAGAGTCCagaacaaaagaataacATTGGTCGTTTCGTTCatatcattgaagattCTCCAGTCTTCCCAGTTATCATGGATGATAACAATGTCGTTGGTTCTTTACCACCATTGATTAATTCTGAACATACCAAGATCTCTTTGAACACACGTAATGTCTTCATTGATATTACTGCTACTGACAGAACTAAGGCTGACATTGTCCtgaatattttggtttCAATGTTCTCTCGTTATTGTGATGAACCATTTACCGTAGAACCAATTGAAGTTGTTTCTGAACATAACGGTCAATCGCGTATGGCTCCAGACTTCAACCAAAGAAAGATGGATGTCTCCGTGGCTTACATTAATTCTGCTTTGGGTTTGGAACAAACTCCAGCCGAAATTATTGCatgtttgaagaagatgtcaTTATCTGCTGTTGCATCCGAGGATGGTAAGATTTTGCACGTGTCAATTCCAATTACAAGGACAGATATTCTACATCCTTGTGATATAATGGAAGACGCTGCAGTCGGGTACGGATTCAACAATCTACCAAAGGGTGAAAAACTATCGAACGCTAACTTCATTGCGTCAGCTTTACCTATTAATAAGATATCAGACATCTTCAGAATCGCATCATCTCAAGCTTCATGGCTGGAAGTCTTGCCATTGACATTATGTTCCCACGACGaaaacttcaaattcttaAGAACTACAGATGATAACACCAAAGCAGTTAAATTGGCTAACCCAAAGACTCTTGAATATCAAGTGGTTAGAACTACACTACTTCCAGGTATTTTGAAGACTGTTAAAGAGAATAGAAAACATTCATTGCCAATCAAGGTATTCGAAACAGGCGATGTTGTGTTCAAGAATGAAGcattggaaagaaaagCATACAATGAACGTCACTGGGCCGCCGTTTACGTCGGAAAGAACTCTGGTTTCGAAATTATCCAAGGTCTATTGGGTAAAATAATGCAAACCTTTAGAACTAACTGGATTGCTGATTTTGGTGCCGCTTCTTCAGGTAGAGGGTACTGGATACAACAAGATGATTCTTTGACTACCTATTTCCCTGGCAGAGGTGCCAAGGTCGTTTTCAGAAGTAAAGAAGGTGCCGAACCACAAGTAATTGGTCAACTAGGTGTATTACATCCAGAGGTTATGAACAACTTCGATCTTCCATATGCCGCTTCATTCGTTGAATTAAACTCAGAAGTCTTCTTGTGA